The DNA region GAGCCCTTGTTGATAAGACTACAACTGCTGCCAAATCCTTAattgagaacatgtcacttaACTTCCAACAGTTCACAACAAGGGATAATTTTGTGGTTCAAACAAAATGTGTGAATGATATTTAGGTTTCTTCgtccaacaaagctctagaaaTCAAAGTTGATGAGCTTgcctctttagtgaaacaattgatgttACCCTTGCCACTGCCACCACAAAACCCTTCCCAAGTAACCACCTCTACACCTTCCAGACCTTCACTTGAGGATCTTGTTAAGCAAATGACTGTAAATAATCTTCAGTTTTAATAACGAACAGATTCTTGTGTTCAGACTTtacaaacacaaattggacatcttgccacttcaatgaatgtcatgcaacaagctcaaggatTGAACCAACTACCTGCTCAAACAATAGTGAATCCAAAAGGCCCcaatgtgagtgcaatttccttgagatctAAAAAAGTTGCAGAACCagcctaaaaataaaataaaataattgttAGTGCAACATCTGAACCTTATGTTGTTGTTGAGGCTGAAAAAGAGTATGTACCACCAATCACTTTCTCACAAAGagttatgaaaaataagaaaaCTGATGAGGAagataaagagagagagagagagagactttGGATGTATTCAGGATGGTGACAGTGAACATTCGACTACTTGATGTGATTAAGCAGGTCCCGGAATATGCAAAAAATTTGAAGGATTTGTGCACACACAAGAGGAGGCTTATCGAAAATGAGAGAGTGAATTTGGGACGAAATATTTCATCCCTTATTCAGCCTAACACTTCACTTATCAATTCAGCCCTCACTCAGGACATGCCATGCCACAAAAACATCAAGAGTCTTTAAGAGAAATTGCTAACTCAAAGTATCAAATGCTTTAGAGATATCAATTTTCAGAGCCACATTTCCATCATAACTTTTATTGTTTAGAAGACTAATAGCTTCAAAGGTGAGAGAAATGTTATCTTTAATGCTTCTACCATTAAAAATCCTTTTTGCCAAGGAGATTTCAAAGAAGAAAGGAGAGTAGCAATTCTGTCAGCTAAAATTTTAGTGATTATTTTGTGTTTGAAGTTAGCCGGGGAAATAGGTCTGAAATGATTGATGTTGTCAACTTCAATAGTTTTAGGGATCAACACAATAGTATCAGAGTTAAAATGAGGAAGAATCTAGTCTGATAAAAAGAACTGAGTGATGTAATTGATGACATCAGCCTTGATTATCTCTCAATAGTATTGATAAAAGAAGGCCTCAAATCCACCACAACCTAGAGCAGATTCACTATTAAGGCTCATGACTGAACTATGAATTTCCATCTCTGAAGGGGCATTAGTTAGCATAACATTAATATGACCATTGATCAGCCTATGAATGGTTTCATCTACCAATCCATTATCCTACAAAATAGTAGAATTGCTAAAAAGCTTTTTAAAATGCTCATCTATATAATTTTCCTATATTCTTTTAGCATTGTCAATTTTCAAAGAAGAAATGAGTTTAGTTTTTCTTCTGATTTTTGCATAAGTGTGAAAAAATTGGCGTTTCTATCACCAAGCGAATTCCAATCCATTCTAGATTTATCATTCTAAAAAAATGCCTTCCACATTGAGGGCAACCTCAAGATCAACttcctttttctctttttctgcAAAAAGTCAGTTAAGTCAGTTCTATTAATTTCAATTTGAATGTTAGTGATGACCTTTTCAGCTTCAAAATCTTTGGTATGCATATTTCTAAATTTAGTTTTGTTCCAAACCTTTAAATTAATTTTAAGAATTCTTAACTTTTTTTTGTTAAGAATGTACATAGAGAAACCAGATATATTAGCCAGCTAAGTATTCTTTATGATATCAATGCAATCCTCATTCAAAGGATACGTTTTGAGGAATTTGAATTGGGAAATAAACTTGACCTCATCAAAATCACAAGTTAGTGAGATAGGATAATTATCAGATTTTAATTTGGTAAGGGTATTGCACACAATAGTAGAACAAGAATCAAGCCAATCAACATTACAACCTGCTCCATCCAGTCTTTTTTTCTATCAAGtgtatattaattaattaattaattaattgtgAAAGTTCAATCCATGTTCTCCAAGAAAAACCAAGTCAGGAGTAGTATTGGTTACCAATCTCTTATTGGTTACAAATTACTCACAGAACAACCTCTATGATTTGATGAAACTCTTGGAAGGTtagaaaaaaaaatatgaatCTCATGTGTATCTAAGAATTAAttacttttaaaaaaaatatatttattaatatcaataaattttttatgataatagattatgatttttttttttaaatagtaACATACATACGTAAAGTAATATTGTATACATCTTAGATCAATTTCAATATAAACCAAATTTgtaaaactaaaaaaaaatagaaattaaaaataaaatgatatATAATGAATGTTAACTCCAAAATGTTGATCTTTAATTGTTAAAGTATTAAAGTTTAACATATTAGTGTCCTCGAATTCAGGTTACCAAATGTTTGATGTAAACaattaatttgttttatttttattatatttttctaaaaatgaattataattaaataaaattttattaaaatgaagaaaaaaataaaaaaaaaatagaaaaaattcTATTTTTTTCCTTCTTATTGGTAAAATAATTTAATAACAAAATGGTGGAAGAGATGCAACATGAAGAAATTTTAAGATTCATATTATTTTAATACCACTCCCATTTCAATAGTCAAATTATTTTAATATTACTTCCATTACTAAAAAAATTAACATTTTCATACAAAATTTGGGGAGGAACAAATTTCATCTCAAATGATATAGAATAATGTAAAGACTTTGAGACAAAATTTAAACAAATTATAGAATTATTgtatattttataatttttttgaaatctCATTTCAAATCTGTGTGATGTATATTGAGGCAgatttatattatattttaattacTTAAATCTTTAAATGGATTTTTTAGACAAAAAtacacaattttttttttttttactacTTTTTAAAGTTCCGTGTGAAATATTGTAACGAATTTCATTTATGTATAGACTTTGAGATATATTTTAAACATAATATTAGTTTTACTAAgaaatatttttataataattttttgAAATCAATTAATGTTTTActtttataaatattttttatatgtAAATCTTCATGGAAAGTTGTGAAAATATTAATTACATTCACAAATATTTAAAAGTCAAATAATATATAGGAGTTAAAAATTCTTCTATATTATAAATTTACCTTAAAGTTGTCATCCTATAATGAAGGCTAGAGATAGTATATTGAATAAGAAATAAATATGATAATTTGTTACCTAAAGaaaaacttttaaaaaaaattggtaaggaacaactttaaattttattagagactataataaaatatatattaatgTCATTTTCATATTTATGCTATAAAACCATCCCTCGTGTCTCTCAATTGAGCATTCAAAATTATTTAACTATATCAATTAAAAGATGGGTGAGGGAAGAGGCAGTGTAGGTAGCACAAGCGTTATTACAATGATTCTATTGTTTATGTTTGTGTTTCATCCTAATTTGATTCATGCAGAAACGTTCACTGTTGGTGATGCCAAAGGTTGGTCCTTTGGTGTTCAAAACTGGCCTACAGGAAAAACTTTCAAAGCAGGAGATACACTTGGTAAGCAACTAAGCCTACCCTATTGTTTTTTATTATAGTATAAAAATGAACGTAAACTAAAACatgttttgttttttttacatGCATGCAGTATTTAATTACGTTCCTCCCATGCACAACGTGGTGAAAGTGAACGAGACTAATTTCAATTCATGTGTGGCTCAACCTCTAAGTGGATCAGTAATTTTTAAATCTGGAGCGGATAAAATTACACTTGTTAAGGGATCCAACTTCTTCTTATGTGGTGTTGGCACTCACTGTGGTGCTGGAATGAAAATTGCAGTTAATGCTAAATAAACTCTTAATTTATTTGTTCTATTCCTTAATAAAATTTACAATAATCTATAAAGTGTTTGtctttattttaaaattttatgtttttatcattTAGTTTTGTGGGAAATAAACTTTAATAATCTAGAGTTCGTTTTGAGAGGTTATAGACCTGTTTCAATATTGTTCTTACCAAAAAATTTTATATTTTGAATCTTTATTCTTTAGTAAGAATTCATTTATCACTTGAATCCAAgtgtttaaattttattttaaatttaatatgaattaatcagAAAATCAATAAATAAATGTTCAATTTTGAATGAATTAATAAACATAGATAATTTGATCAGTTAATTCACAACCCTTATAGTAATGACTCTGTTCTATGGCCAAATCACATTAAGATcaaaatataatatattaattgTAAATGGATGAGTAAATGAATTTGTTAAATACCTTTAATGTATAAAAATGTAATAATGGAGATGAAATATGAAGGAACGTGGGCTACATAATATTGTAAACTTGAGGAAATTCAATATCTTAGTGTCAATTCACTTTTTATCCTTTAAGGTTTTACAATCTATGTATCTTAAAAATCACTTTGCTGGGCCTTATTTAATGAGATCAAGTGTCACTTATTATTCACTCGGTTATAAAATAAGttgattaaaataaattttaatcATGTCTAATAAATGTATTTCATAGAAACAAATATGGTATTAACACAGAGGCAATTTTCTTTTTAAAGTTTAGTTATAATTAATAATAATTGGTTATTGATAAATATGGTTTATTACAAATTAAAATAAATGTATTTGAAATTTAAAAGCAAAAATATAGTTAAAATGTAAATGGAAATATGCCATAATAAATTAAAATGTGATTTTTTTTATAGAATTAAGAGCATCTTGGCATTATAGAGAAAGAGAGATAAGAATCTCACCTATGTAGGCACTCATGTGCTTCTTTGTAGTTCATAGATAtataaaatgaaaatgaaaatattAACAAGGGGACTATGCTTtacccaaaaaaaaaaaataataataataaaagaaaacaaaCTAATAAAATCTAAAAGAAGGTAAAGCTTATGTGATGTGAAAGACTCTGTTTTTATTTATGTTGAGTAAATTATGCAAAGAGTTTAATGCTATGTCATTTATCCCCTTGGGGAAAAGGTATTTATAAAGGAATTTATGCCTATGGGTTTACAAGGATTAATAATCTTTCACTCAATCAAAAGTGGATTGTTGAATCCTACATGTGGACCAGTCAGTTGACCCTAACTTTTCTCTGACTAAGGAATATCTTTTCCCATGTTTCCCATTATGGGGCGCTTAGGGGGCACTTAAGACTAGATGATGCATGGTGAAGTAGGATAGACATCTAAttcgtatggggataaagtaccgccataacagaggATAATAATCAAAAGAAAGAATCAACAAATATAATTATGCGATAATGAgattatatgagtgtatatgtatatgtatatatgatgattatgctgacaaaacgatcgcaaaggatacaaaggtgtagcagatttgaatcatcgatacaattcttggtcaatccacaaaaaggGAGATAACTGCTGAAGgaaagagagatcaacatcccaaaggctcaaccatatctggggaaggaggagatttGTGAGGAAAACTGCTACCAACTTggcggggaattttaggtcaataccatatcaaatgggagacaaccatgcagaggataaacacaaacAACTGCTTAGGAACCAGGAGAAAACTCTGACTGAGAGCGAATCTGACGACGATTGGTAGGGAAATCGAAGTTCTTTCGCACCTACATGAACTGATGAGGACACTATTCTCACTTTGCTGGAGAGCCAAAAATCGGCCAGGGAATGCATACTAAATTCCGCAGGGGGACCGATCAATCAACTTAGCTAgctactccactggggaaataGTGAACAAAAACTGCTCGGGGAAATCAACAACGACTGAGCACTGCATCTATACTTCTGGGGACGAAAGAGAAATGCGCatactgcttggggagaaccaataatgctccacatttagggcttactgctttcgaaccattgttgatattcctttaaatgaaatcgattgcttacaattcatgcttttatatgtttataaaaaatgattttgatttaaaactttaatttcaaaaatgatcataataaaatttaaaactatttggctaaaataaataagagtgaaaacaattggataaaagctcaactttatttattggaaaggtagtctataaatgacaagactccgtagatctttacaaagttaaaaatggtaattttcatggaaaatggttacattgaatacaatgatcactaatccttctaccaactcttgatatctACTGTTCTCTCGACTGCTACTGAGCATCATGAATCACCATCGACCATTGTACTCAAAACGACTTCAACattgaagatcagcaggatgcagttacttgcgataatccctaacttttgcataaatttccccaaggtggggtactcaattcatcgggataattcttttctattttatgtctctaattttgcctggatcgccctttcgggttttcaatccacagagacgctcatttttgcctaagtcgccctttcgggttttcaacttagcgagttgttcttttctttttaggcgaagtatttcttgactgcatcggcgttcacatgacaagtgaactcttcaccaaccatagttgtaaggatcaaagcaccgcctgaaaaggctctcttaacaacatatgggccttcaaaattaggagtccattttcccctagaatctggtttgaaagatagaataTTTTTTAGCACAAGATCACCCTCTCGGAACACGCGAGGTCTGACCTTAAGCTTTCGtcattctctgttgatacaactgaccatgacacatggcagtcaatctcttctcttctatcaaattcaactgatcatacctggtgtagcacctcaaatttgcacctatcattgtacatacattctcatattaggtcatagcatatcatggtccactgcatagcattgcattgatccatttgcctcaagtgcaagcaaatcaagagaaattaggtcaaactgatcaggagatcagtcaatcaagcaagcaagtgtgtttttcattgagccaaggccctagggttggtccaattTGTTCAtatgacttggaggtccatttgaagtgtttaggtcaaagatgggatgttcagaagtcatcagttcatgtacaatcagtcaaaaaccctaaaaagtcaaacttggtcaactgtggttgattttatggttttgatggatggatttggtttgagagagcttattcatgtcccaataggcctcatatatcatggcaatcaacatcattgaaaaatttgaagccaatcagaaaatttccaaaaatagaaactggacctgtaatttttaactgccaaaaatggaaacttcttgatcccaagcttacatcatgatacaagcttcaaatgaattttttcccaacatgaaagttgaagatcttgttctcccatttccaaaaagtccaagaactctcaattcccatgtatggttggcaagatatgattaattcaatttcaaaaatttgtgaacttcaaagggccatatctcatgaaccacttggccaattttggtggggttttttcctacaaactctatttgttcccctctttccaaaaatgcattcatcattcaccaaaacctcaccatgcaaaatggcctttttggacttgtcttaattaaattcaagtgtggtgcaaagttgactttttgaattagacatttttaacacatttggccatttggaacTTGTTTGAATTGATATTTGAAGCTTGtccaaggcccaaactcgggcagaaCCATACACCTCCATGTGCACTTGGTGAAAATTAGCAAAAGGTGCAATTGGCTTCATTTAAGATAATCATGTTTAGCATTCTTACTTAGCTCATTAAACAGAAGTATAAAGACACATTTTCTGTCATTCAAACCCTAGAGCTGCAGCCTGAAAACACACAGAAaatcattttctctcaaaatcAACATTTTCACATCTTTGCATTTCTGCTCAAAAACTTCAAAAAGACCACGAACCACCTTCATTGTTTCATCACCTAGCCATCACTTGGAGGCTATTTGGAGCATCCAACCCCAGCTGGAAGCTCATTTCGAGCTCTGTTTTTTCCAAGTTCATCAATGGTGATTTTCAATCTGAGCTATTCCCAGGGTCTTTAAGCTACAAGTCtttctccattcatcatttcaaagcataAGGAGCACCTGTTTGAGCTTGCATCATCCAAATAACCACTGGTTCACtcttttcttcaaatccaagtaagttttcgaccctctctatttcaaaaatcatgagatGTTTCTGGTAGATCTTACCTTGCTGAGTATTGTGAACCTTGAATCATTGAAAATGGTTAACTGTGCTGGGAGAAATCTGAATTTAAAGTTTGTTGGTTATTATTGTTTTGCATGATTTCTTGATGGTTAGCTCGAGTTAATGAATTTTGATGGTAGCATGTTGATATGAATTGCG from Lathyrus oleraceus cultivar Zhongwan6 chromosome 1, CAAS_Psat_ZW6_1.0, whole genome shotgun sequence includes:
- the LOC127106307 gene encoding basic blue protein; amino-acid sequence: MGEGRGSVGSTSVITMILLFMFVFHPNLIHAETFTVGDAKGWSFGVQNWPTGKTFKAGDTLVFNYVPPMHNVVKVNETNFNSCVAQPLSGSVIFKSGADKITLVKGSNFFLCGVGTHCGAGMKIAVNAK